One region of Salinibacterium sp. TMP30 genomic DNA includes:
- a CDS encoding glycerophosphodiester phosphodiesterase family protein, with protein sequence MATSRNPVPTYRDHRARRAALAAAIVTALTLALVLNANVSRVHAAGTFSSLRSPGEAAFVAGHRGDKMGAPENTLEALGNALNSAADYVETDVQLTADGVPVLMHDWTVDRTTNGSGPVWNYSYEELATLDAGSWFGEEFVGARVPTLEEFLNLLRWSTKNAILELKGSWTDSQVTLIADLIARHGVTDHVIIASFDIMTLQSLQRVSPELPGMLIVRDIIGDPSALAAAAGAVALVTSKKAITHNPELVQLVHDAGLGILIYTLNDSETWSDAVSLGVDGIVTDRPAELGQWIAQEFTGTDNRPFASRVRATG encoded by the coding sequence ATGGCGACATCGCGGAACCCAGTACCGACGTATCGAGACCATCGCGCACGCAGGGCTGCCCTCGCAGCGGCAATCGTCACTGCACTCACGCTCGCGCTCGTGCTCAATGCCAATGTCAGCCGCGTTCACGCCGCCGGAACATTCTCATCGCTCCGGTCGCCCGGCGAAGCCGCCTTCGTTGCAGGTCATCGTGGCGACAAAATGGGTGCCCCAGAAAACACCCTCGAAGCTCTCGGGAATGCCCTCAATAGCGCCGCGGACTACGTAGAAACTGATGTGCAGCTCACCGCAGACGGTGTTCCTGTGCTCATGCACGACTGGACGGTTGACCGCACGACCAACGGGTCAGGACCGGTCTGGAACTACAGCTACGAAGAACTCGCCACACTCGATGCGGGCTCATGGTTCGGGGAGGAATTCGTTGGTGCCCGCGTTCCGACACTCGAAGAGTTTCTCAACCTGTTGCGGTGGTCAACAAAGAACGCAATCCTCGAGCTCAAAGGTTCCTGGACCGACTCACAGGTCACGCTCATTGCCGACCTGATTGCGCGTCACGGTGTCACCGATCACGTCATCATCGCCAGCTTCGACATCATGACCCTCCAATCACTGCAGCGGGTGAGTCCAGAGCTGCCGGGAATGCTCATTGTGCGAGACATTATTGGCGATCCCAGTGCGCTCGCAGCCGCTGCAGGGGCGGTAGCACTTGTGACAAGCAAGAAAGCAATCACGCACAACCCAGAGCTCGTTCAGCTAGTGCATGATGCCGGTCTCGGCATCCTCATCTACACGCTCAACGACTCTGAAACGTGGTCGGATGCCGTTTCGCTGGGAGTCGATGGAATTGTCACTGATCGCCCCGCCGAATTAGGGCAGTGGATTGCACAGGAGTTCACCGGAACCGATAACCGTCCCTTCGCGAGCAGGGTCCGCGCGACAGGCTAG
- a CDS encoding ribokinase: MSGIVVVGSANIDQVFRVERIPSPGETVLSHGLSTALGGKGQNQAVAAARAGAETTFIGAVGTDSFGEMVRAGLSKDSIGVSQLRTSAKPTGTALIAVDGTGENTIIVEPGANSDLTALTSADAAVISAASALVMQLEIPLDTVVEAARIAQAVGTRVILNAAPIDELPQALLDTLDVLIVNEHEAAELARDNGLAPELDGLGQRLLALVPMVIVTLGSQGASLHRVGADEVVVPAHRVTAVDATGAGDTFCGAFAAGVVEGMREDDALRFAVAAASISVESHGAVPSIPLRDAIETRAKESAL; this comes from the coding sequence ATGTCAGGAATCGTCGTTGTCGGCAGTGCAAACATTGATCAGGTCTTCCGTGTGGAGCGCATCCCTTCCCCGGGAGAGACCGTACTTTCGCACGGACTGAGCACGGCTCTGGGCGGCAAGGGCCAGAATCAAGCTGTGGCGGCTGCTCGCGCTGGCGCCGAGACCACGTTCATTGGCGCCGTGGGGACTGATTCCTTTGGTGAGATGGTGCGGGCTGGACTGAGCAAAGATTCCATTGGGGTGAGTCAACTGCGCACCTCAGCCAAGCCCACCGGCACGGCCCTGATCGCTGTCGATGGCACGGGTGAGAACACGATCATCGTTGAGCCGGGTGCCAATAGCGATTTAACAGCTCTCACGAGCGCGGATGCCGCAGTAATCAGTGCTGCCTCTGCCCTAGTGATGCAATTGGAGATCCCGCTCGACACGGTTGTGGAGGCAGCGCGCATAGCCCAGGCGGTTGGCACTCGGGTGATCCTCAACGCTGCTCCTATCGACGAGTTGCCGCAGGCGTTGCTCGACACCCTTGACGTGCTGATTGTCAACGAGCATGAAGCCGCGGAGCTTGCCCGCGACAATGGTCTAGCTCCCGAGCTCGACGGTTTGGGCCAGAGACTGCTTGCGCTTGTCCCGATGGTGATTGTGACCTTGGGGTCTCAGGGTGCGTCGTTGCACCGCGTCGGAGCCGATGAGGTCGTGGTGCCTGCGCATCGGGTAACTGCGGTCGACGCCACGGGGGCCGGTGACACCTTTTGTGGCGCATTTGCTGCAGGTGTGGTTGAGGGGATGCGGGAAGACGACGCTCTGCGTTTCGCGGTCGCCGCGGCATCCATTTCGGTAGAGAGCCACGGCGCGGTGCCGTCGATCCCGCTGCGGGACGCTATCGAGACACGCGCAAAAGAATCTGCACTCTAG